The genome window GGCCCCAGAGATTTCTGCAGCTCCCCGCTGCCTttgtccctcccagcccctctgaggctgctcagggcttgCAGTGGTTGATCAAAAAGTGAAGATTTGAGCCCAAAttgccctcagctgctccttttcccagAACAAACAGGCCCAGCCTTGCGTGGAGCCCAACCTTTGGCCGCTGCTGAGCGCCGCCACCCCAATAAAAGCCATAAATCCCCAGCCCTGAGTGCCTTGACcttaaaaatgagattaaatcTGCCCTGAAGCAGCGCTGGACACCGCTGGTGGCAGCTGGGAGCCGagggtttggggatttgagaGGGCTGAGCAaacagggagggagcagagcgGGCACGGCTGGCGCGGCCTCGGtgcccccagagcctcccctgAAAGCACCAAAAACCTCCTGGGCACGGCAGGAAACCGGGGCCAAGCTGTTGTAGGGGcacaaagggattttccaggggctgggtgtggcatccagcagctccaatCCCTACTTCTGcccctcttcctctcccagTCATCCTTACTGACGAGGAGGTGCAGAGGAAGAGGGAGATGATcctgaagaggaaggaggaggaagcccTGAGGGAAAGCCTCAAACCCAAActctcagaggagcagcagaaagtcATCGACATCCTGCTCGAGGCCCATCGCAAAACCTATGACCCCACCTACGCTGACTTCACCAAATTCCGGGTACTGACGccaaaaaatctctttcatcCCTCAAATTCCCCCTGCAAAATCCACAGacccctctgccagccctgttCCTCAAGaagttttctctgctttctcccccagccccctgtgaggagccaccccagcagcagaggggccaCAAAATCCTCGTCCCTGCTCACCCAGGACCTGTCCTCGGAGGATTCCTCGGATCTCTTCAGCTCCGAGGCCTTCAGCAcattcccaggtgtgccccagctcctcctggccccaaactgggactgggagccagggagggaCCCCAGGACTCGGCTTGGGCTGGAGGTGACACctcaaacctccccaaatcccaggggaGGTgaagggctgtgccagagcccaAATTAACCCTGGCACgaggctctgccctgctcctcttcctcctcatcccacattcccagaCCGGGATCCCAACCCAACACCCTGTGGAGAACCTGGCCTCAAAAGCCCCCAGATTCCCTGCCCCCACCCCTCCAGGGGTCAGAAATGCAGCCCCTCGacccagatttggggttccgGAGCCTCTGTTCGGCTCTGGGGGGCTCACCGGGGTGCTCAGAGCGCTGTCCCCGCAGaccccgcggagccgccgccgttCCCCAGCCTGGcgctgcaggaggagcaggacgAGAGCTCCTCGGTCAACCTGCAGTTCTCCCAGCTCTCCATGCTCCCACACCTGGCTGACCTGGTCAGCTACAGCATCCAGAAGGTGATCGGCTTTGCCAAGATGATCCCGGGATTCAGGTGAGGCTGCGGATCCCAGATCTGGTATTTCCTGCCCCTGGGAATCCtgtgctgcccttcccagccatTCCTCAGCCCtgttcccttcccagctctgctctctgtctctccctctccccggggttctCCCCTTTTTCCAATACCctggaaaacacacacagattccacccagagctcctgcagcacccaagGGGCCCAGGAGGGGCCTCAGGCTCCGCTCATTCTAAGATTTGGGACAAAAACGCACCTTAAATAACCCCTGGAATGGGAATTCCTGGGGAGGGAGCCTCAGCTGAGGGCCTGGTGAGCACGCTGGGggtggcagctcctcctggccctgtcctgtgtcccctctgtcccctgagCAGCCCGACCCCCACCCAGAGGGCACATCCTCCCGCAGGGATCTGTCTGTGGAGGACCAGATCGTGCTGCTCAAGTGCAGCGCCATGGAGGTGATCATGCTGCGCTCCAACGAGTCCTTCACCCTCGAGGACATGTCCTGGACCTGCGGCAGCAATGACTTCAAGTACAGGGTCAGCGACGTCACCCAAGGTGAGggagccccagccccaaatcctgaaatGCCCTACTGTCCCCGTTGGGCCTTCTCTCTGCACCTGCCTGAGAATGGGGGTGGCTCCTGCCCCAAattctgggggtttgggaggtgACAAGTGGTGCTTCAAGGTCTGCAGTGGCACCTCAGTGgctccagtgccacctcctcaatggctccagtgccaccccaatgtgtctgaaaaaatccccgtccaaagggaaaaatccccttCCAGAGGAGAAGAGCCTTTTCCAGAGCCCCCCTGAGGCCCTGTTCTCTCCACAGCCGGGCACagcatggacctgctggagccaCTGGTGAAGTTCCAGGTGGGGCTGAAGAAGCTGAACCTGCATGAGGAGGAGCACGTGCTGCTCATGGCCATCTGCATCCTGTCCCCAGGTAGGGACAGaccaaccccaaaccctaaaaacccacagaagggagggggaaaaccccaaaccctaaaaacccacagaagggagggggaaaaccccaaatcctaaaaatcccacagaagggagaggaaaaaccCATAAGTACGGCTGACTCTAAAAAGGGatgaaaggaagggaaaacccCTAGACCATAAAAAGGGACAAAAGGGAAGGGAATTATCCCAAACCCTAAAAAGGGGTGAAAGGGAGggaatccccccaaaccctaaaaagccccaaaaggGTTGGAATCTGCCCAAACcctaaaaagccccaaaaggCACGGAATCCCCCCAAAGCCCTAGAAAGGGGTGAAAGGGAAGGAATCCCCCCAGACCATAAAAAGGGGTGAAAGGGAAGGGAATCAGCTCAGAccacaaaaagccccaaaaggCAGGGaatccccccagagccctgccctgagcGCTGCCCGTCCCGCAGACCGGCCGGGCGTGCGGGAGCCGCTGCGGGTGGAGGCGCTGCAGGAGCGGCTCTCGGAGGTGCTGCAGAGCTACATCCGCGCCCGGCACGCCGCGCCCGGCGGCCGCCTGCTCTACGCCAAGATGATCCAGAAGCTGGCGGACCTGCGCAGCCTGAACGAGGAGCACTCGCGGCAGTACCGCTGTCTGTCCTTCCAGCCCGAGCACAGCATGCAGCTCACGCCGCTGCTGCTCGAGGTCTTCGGCAACGAGATCTCCTGAGCGCCCGCCCGGCAGgagcggccccgcagccccgcgggaCGGGGAACCAGCGCTGGGTGTGCGGGAGGAGCTGAGCCCGGGCAGGGGTCGGGGTTTGGGGTcgctgctccaggagcagcttcccCGCATCTCCGCGGCTGTTTGGGGGCCGAGCTGCCTCGAATCCCTTCTTTTTGCGAATGTACGGAAGGGCAAGTGCCAGGAGATGAACTGGGATGAGCCAGAAGCAGCTGAGAAAGCCCCGAGGGGGGAAGATGTTGTCCTCGACCCTcaaagggaagagcaggacGAGCTTTGTTTGCACTCCCTGGGAATGAGGGAGCAGGGGCATCTCCAGGAGACGCCCCCACTTTGGAGCGGAACCCCTCTGCGGGATGGGGTGACAactcctgggctgggacagggaccccGGGGATGAGGCAGGGACCCCAATTCCAGCTTGGCCTCCTCCCATTGCCATGTTCTGGAGGCCGGAGCAAACCCTGgcaagggggatttgggagctggggggctccagagccctgggaagAGCCATCACAGCCGCCCCCCCGAGCCACGAGCAATGGCCGCAGGGTCCCCGGCTCGGGCCAATAAACTCCTGCTTGGGCAAATCAACTCAGCCCTGGGCTTTTgtgtccgtccatccatcccgGTGTCTCTGGCCATCCCGGGCACCGTGTGTGTCTGTCCCGGaggtgtccgtctgtccctgtccctctgtccctgtcccgccCGCCAGAGGGCGCTCGCCGCACCGAACCGCCGCTTTGGCCCCGCCTTCTGCGCGTGCGCACTCgctgggggggctgggctgAACCCGAGCAAGCGCGAGACAAAATTGGCGGGAAGGGCTGACGATAAGGGGGCGTGGCCCTGTGGGGGCGTGGCCTCCCGGCGCCATGCGCGGTGCCGTACGCGCCGCCCGGCTCGTGGTCATGGCCGCCGCCggaaccggcaccgggaccggcCACAAGCGGCCGCACCCCGAGCCCGCCGCCCGCATCGGCACCCACGACGGCACCTTCCACTGCGACGAGGCGCTGGCGTGTTTCCTGCTGCGCCTCCTGCCCCGCTACCGGGTACGGCGCCGGCAGCGCGCCCGGGGCATGAACGGGACGGGGGGCACCGTGCGGTGCCGGGTCCTGGGCTCTTCCTCCGGGCCGCTCTTCTCTCGATCCCATGTGGGGACACTTGAGCGCACCCAGCGGCCGCTCTTCTGTCCCCGGTCCCACCTGGGGGTCACCCTTGTGTCCCCAGTCCTTCCTGGGGGTCCCCAGTCCCACCTGGGGGTTCCTGTTCTGTCCCCGGTCCCACCTGGGGGTCACCCTTGTGTCCCCCACCCCCTCCTCGAGGTCCCTCCCCGTTGTCCCTCGTCAcccggagccgctcccgggggtcccggtggccctggggaccctcacCCGGTGTCCCCTGCAGGACGCGGAGATCGTGCGGACGCGGGACCCGCAGCGCCTGGCCGGCTGCGATGTGGTGGTGGACGTGGGGGGCGAGTACGACCCGGGGCGGCACCGCTACGACCACCACCAGAGGTGAGACCCCCGCCGGGGACAGCGGCACCCCCGGCGTGCCCGCGGTGACCGCGTGGCCCCGCAGGTCCTTCACGGAGTCCATGCGGAGCCTGCGGCCGGACAAGCCCTGGAGCACCAAGCTGAGCAGCGCCGGCCTCGTCTATTGCCACTTCGGGGCGCAGATCCTGGcggggctcctggggcagcccGAGGACGGGCCCGTGGTCGCAGCGCTCTATGACAAGGTGACAGCGGTGGCAGGGCGTCTGTCACCGTGCCGGGGTGACGGTTCTGCCCGGGGCTTGTCCTCGCTGGGGAAAGGGGAGCAGTTTGcggcagctgctgggacagttGAGCTTCCAGCCAGGCTTTGCTCTGCTGTTCCTCCTGTCCTCCCTTGCTGTCCCCTCACTGCTCCTCATGTTtctgtcccctcgctgtccccagCTGTACGAGAACTTTGTGGAGGAGATCGATGCCATGGACAACGGGATCGCGCCGGCGGCGGGGGAGCCGCGCTACGCCCTGAGCACCACCCTGAGCGCCCGCGTGGGGCACCTGAACCCCCGCTGGAACGACCCCGACCAGGACACCGAggtggggacacccctggggacagaCCCTGGGGACAGACCCTGGGGACACCGCTGACCCCCGTGTCCTCAGGCAGGGTTCCGGAGGGCCATGGAGCTGGTGGGCACCGAGTTCCTGCAGCGCCTGGATTTCTACCACCAGGCCTGGCTGCCGGCGCGGGCGCTGGTGGAAGAGGCCGTGCGGCGCCGCCTCGAGGTAAAGCcgagctgctctgggggaatctctgattttgggggagaattgGGGCGCGGGGAGGTCAAATCCCTTCGGTGGAAACCTCCCGGGGGGCCCTGCACCCCAtatcctgcacagcccctgcaggacGGCACTGGCAGGTTCCGGGGCACGGAGCCCAGGGTGGTGTCGGGGGtcacccctgtgtccccagtgtgtccccagcatGTCCCCCCTGCAGGTGGACAGCAGCGGGCAGGtcctggagctgtcccagggTGGCTGTCCCTGGAAGGAGCACCTgttccagctggagcaggagctggccctgcctcggccactgctgcttgtgctgtTCCCGGACCGGGGCGGGCAGTGGCGGGTGCAGAGcgtccccacagccccccacaGCTTCCAGAGCcggtgagacccctcccctgccctgccagcgCCCCCCAGTGTGGCTGGGGTCACTCTCAAgcccgtgtcccccccaggcTCCCCCTGCCCGAGGCCTGGCGGGGGCTCCGGGATGAGGCGCTGTCCGAGCTGGCCGGAATCCCCGGCTGCGTCTTCGTCCACGCCAGCGGCTTCATCGGGGGCAACCGGACCCGGGAGGGGGCCCTGGAGATGGCCCGGAGGGCACTGGAGCTCGGGGGGGCCACCGAGAGCACgtgagccccctccccagcggGGTCACCCCAAAAGGGACCCTCTGGCCCAGTGTGGGGTCCAAGGGACGTGCAAGCACCGTTCCCGCTTGGACCCTGGATTCTCCGAGggatctgctgtgctgggggggcagcagcccctcccGGGGGTCTCAGAGCACCCACCCCCCGTGCTGGAtgggtgccagcccagccagaggCGTTTTGGCTCCGTTTCCTGGGAGTTTGACCCCGTTCCTGTCACATCCCTGCTCcgaggcactgccagcaccagtAAAAAACAGTGTGTGCCCAGTGCAGTGGCTGTTtgaggggtcccggggggctgcgtgtgacactgggggtgctgtggctcagggacagccGTGACCCCCTCGGCACGGGGACAGCAATGGCCGCACGGCGCTGCTGCCACCCTGCGTGTCACCAGCACGGTGTCACCAGCACCGCGGGGGGGTCACGGCGTCCCGTCCCTCCCGCTCGTTCCGGGGCCATGCAGGCGGccgggctgctcctgctgctgctgctggggctgccccagcagccccgggCCGGTTCCCGGTGCCCCGGGGGGGCTCCGCCGGTGCCGCTCCCACCCAGCGGCCACAACGAGACGCTGGGGAGGGGCCCAGGGACAGCGCGGGCCCCGGACGTGGCGGcgctggtggccctgggggggTGGCTGGGCTTTGTCCTGCTCTGCGTGCGCCGCTTCGTGCGGCGGAGCCGGGAGGAGACGCGGCTGCACCTGCGCTACCTGCGGGCCCTGCCCTGCGGGCCggggcggcaccgggagcggcacgaggaggaggaggagccgcTCAGCGGCGGCACCGGGAGCCAACCGGGCAGGCCCGGGGGGTGACACACCCCCCCAGGCTGGCCCCACCAGCTACGGTGGGTTTGGAGCCAGGGTCACCCCTGGATCACCCCAGATCCCCCCGGACCCTCCGGGGTCACCCCGGATCCTGCCCAGCCTCAGGAAGGGGCTGGATGCTctgggggggaaggggggctCTCCCCCTTGCTcgggggaggattttgggggtcctggggttgTTGGGATGGGGGGAGAAGGGACCCTGCGCTCTCCCCATCCTCCCTGCCAGTGCAGTGTAATCCTGGAATTAAGGGTGTATAATCCCGGGATTAAGGGTCTGTGATCCCGGGATTtgcctgtgccacccccagcagcagcagcagcgttAATCCCCTCGGGGGGGGCCCGGCTGCTGCCCCCACCCTGCAGGGCCGggggggctcccagggctgggatttggggacccaCTGAGGGTTTGGTTCATTTTGGGCGGTTTGGTTCACTTTTGTTCACCCTCAAGCCAAAGCTGGGGGTTGTGTGTGTGgccaaaccctgccccaaacccctccagccATCACCTGTCCCCAAAACAGGGCTCTTTGATCCCAAAAGAGCAACCCTGGcccatgggctgcagtgggATCACACCAACAGCTTCTGTGAGTCCACTCCAAGCTcttcctgaccccaaaatcaacTCTGGAGCCCCCAGAACCCCTCCAGACCCACAGGACTtcccaaattcagccccaaaaatctTCCGGTCCCATCGGGGTGAGGAAAGGAGACgagagggaaggaaaatccACCTTTAATTGGGGCAGGATCAGCACTGGCAGACCCTGAGCAGGTGCGGGGGGCTCCTGCGGggagaggaggctgagcaggagggagaggaggccTGGGGTGCCCCAGGAGGTTCTGGGGTGCCCATGGAGGCCCCGGGGTGCCCCAGGAGGCCCCGGGGTGCCGATGGAGGTTCTGGGGTGCCCCGGGAGGCCCCGGGAGCCTCTCAGAGCTCGGAGAAGAGCGGCTGCTCCCGCACACTGCCCAGCACgggcgcggggctgcggcgggggcTGCCGCGCGGCTCCAGGGCGCTGACGAAGAAGAAGGGGATGTGGGAGATCCTCCCCGAGgaccagcactgcaggggacagcgtgggcagggctcagcatccaaacagcacagaaatggggaaaacccttGGCGTGGAGCCCAGGCCTTGATACAGGAACTGATGAGGTTCCCCCCCGAGCccccttctctccaggctgagccctttccccagctccctcagccccccagagccccaggcccttccccagctccatgcccttctctggacatgcccCAGATCCCAAAATCCTTCCTAAATTGGGGGGTCCAGACCTGGACACGGCACTCGAGGTGTGGCCAGGGGGAGAAACAatcccctgcccctgctggccctgccagccctgagccaggcCAGGATTCCACCAGACtttttggccacctgggcacacctggctcatgtccagcaCTGCCCCTCAGTCCCTCCAGGTCCCTTCCCAGGGATCAGGGAAGGTccagcccctctgtccccaaaacacagcacccAACCCTTGGCCTGGTTAAACCTCCTCTCCATGGAGCCCCCCATGGCTTACCCCGGTCCCAGCCCccttcccagtgccaccagtgtccCCTGGGACTGGGAATGCCCCCGGAGGGACTCACCACGGTCAGGAGGGCGCCCTGAGGAAAGCAGGGGTGGAAGGAGATGAGCTGGGGCCGGGCGCCGCGCTCACCCCGCACGAAGCCGCTGTGGGGCGGGGGAACAGGCAGGGTTATGGGCTGGGAAACAGCACATTCCAGGGGACTGGGGCTGTCTGGGGTCTGAGGGGGAAACAGCACATTCCAGGGGACTGGGGCTGTCTGGGGTCTGAGGGGGAAACAGCACATTCCAGGGGACTGGGGCTGTTGGGGGTCTGAGGGGGAAACAGCACATTCCAGGGGactggggctgtttggggtcTGAGGGGGAAACAGCACATTCCAGGGGactggggctgtttggggtcTGAGGGGATGCACTGGGAAAGAACAACCCAAAGCCAAGGGGGCAAAGTGAGGAACCCAGTGAACCCAAACgcccccccaagcccccctgCAATgaacccaaaccccccccaagCCCCGAGCCCCCGCTcaccagggcaggagctcaAAGACGGGGCTGTTGCGGGTGCGGAACACGGCCACGGCCGGCTGGCTGCCCGCGCACTCAGGGTGTCCTGTGGGGGGACAGCAGCACGAGGGCTCTCCCTTGTCCCCCCCGTCCcttctcccagggcagcagcagtcCCAGGCCAAGCAGGGAACAGGGCAGGACTGACCTCTGATGATCACAGCCAGCCTCTCCCCGGTGGGGTCCCACACCATGGAATGAACCTCTCCTCCGATCCTGCAACAGCACAATTCCCAAAACTGGGGGGCAGAGAccccccctgtgcccagcagcgaggggtggctgccaggaggagcagggacccccctgtgccccccagccaGACCCACCTCTCCTCCCCATAGAGGGTCTCGAAGGTGGTCTCGGACAGGTCTGCCACGATCGAGGCCGTCTTGGAGCCTCCCACCTGCCCCTGCATCTCCCCTGCAAGGGACAAACTCCACCAATCCCACTGCATTCCCCAGGTGATCAtgcctttatttctttctcagagcagctgtggctgggatggaggaCAAGGGACAGCAAACACCAGGACCCCCAAGCTGGATCTGCAGCCACCAGAGTCTCCCTGAAATCCCCTCCAGACCCCACAACTGTGACTGAGGAGCAACGTGAGGGATGGAAAAACCTGAACTCCAGAGATTCCGTGCTTGGGGAGCCCAACACAccccctgtgtgtcccagctcctcaccccaAAGCTGTGGGGTGGTTTGGGAACCCTGTCCCAGCCCCCAGGAAGCTCCAGGTGGGACGAACTCACCGCGGTACTCGGAGAAGGACAAGGAGTAGATGACGGACTCGCCCAGCACGGTGAAGAGCAGCCGGCTGCCATCGGGGCTCCAGCACCCTGTCTGTGGGACAGTGTCATTGTGCCACCCTGTCACCCTGCCTctgggacagtgccacccctgcctggAGTGTCTCagactggagaaaaggaggctcaggagggacttCTCCCTCCACAAGTCCCTGACGGGAGGGGACAGCCAAGGGACAAGAGGACACGGcctcaggcagtgccaggagaggttcagCTTGGATATTGGGAAGATTTCCACACAATCAGGGAAAATTTCCACAATTTCTTGGGCTggctgcccaaggcaggggagGAGTCCCCGTacctggaggtatttaaaagccttgtggatgtggcacttggggacaggggtcagtggtggccttggcagtgccaggggttgGCCC of Camarhynchus parvulus chromosome 29, STF_HiC, whole genome shotgun sequence contains these proteins:
- the VDR gene encoding vitamin D3 receptor, producing the protein MDAACSTSVADAAAECERSVPRVCGVCGDRATGFHFNAMTCEGCKGFFRRSMKRKAMFTCPFSGECHITKDNRRHCQACRLKRCLDIGMMKEFILTDEEVQRKREMILKRKEEEALRESLKPKLSEEQQKVIDILLEAHRKTYDPTYADFTKFRPPVRSHPSSRGATKSSSLLTQDLSSEDSSDLFSSEAFSTFPDPAEPPPFPSLALQEEQDESSSVNLQFSQLSMLPHLADLVSYSIQKVIGFAKMIPGFRDLSVEDQIVLLKCSAMEVIMLRSNESFTLEDMSWTCGSNDFKYRVSDVTQAGHSMDLLEPLVKFQVGLKKLNLHEEEHVLLMAICILSPDRPGVREPLRVEALQERLSEVLQSYIRARHAAPGGRLLYAKMIQKLADLRSLNEEHSRQYRCLSFQPEHSMQLTPLLLEVFGNEIS
- the C29H12orf10 gene encoding UPF0160 protein MYG1, mitochondrial isoform X2, which gives rise to MRGAVRAARLVVMAAAGTGTGTGHKRPHPEPAARIGTHDGTFHCDEALACFLLRLLPRYRDAEIVRTRDPQRLAGCDVVVDVGGEYDPGRHRYDHHQRSFTESMRSLRPDKPWSTKLSSAGLVYCHFGAQILAGLLGQPEDGPVVAALYDKLYENFVEEIDAMDNGIAPAAGEPRYALSTTLSARVGHLNPRWNDPDQDTEAWLPARALVEEAVRRRLEVDSSGQVLELSQGGCPWKEHLFQLEQELALPRPLLLVLFPDRGGQWRVQSVPTAPHSFQSRLPLPEAWRGLRDEALSELAGIPGCVFVHASGFIGGNRTREGALEMARRALELGGATEST
- the C29H12orf10 gene encoding UPF0160 protein MYG1, mitochondrial isoform X1, giving the protein MRGAVRAARLVVMAAAGTGTGTGHKRPHPEPAARIGTHDGTFHCDEALACFLLRLLPRYRDAEIVRTRDPQRLAGCDVVVDVGGEYDPGRHRYDHHQRSFTESMRSLRPDKPWSTKLSSAGLVYCHFGAQILAGLLGQPEDGPVVAALYDKLYENFVEEIDAMDNGIAPAAGEPRYALSTTLSARVGHLNPRWNDPDQDTEAGFRRAMELVGTEFLQRLDFYHQAWLPARALVEEAVRRRLEVDSSGQVLELSQGGCPWKEHLFQLEQELALPRPLLLVLFPDRGGQWRVQSVPTAPHSFQSRLPLPEAWRGLRDEALSELAGIPGCVFVHASGFIGGNRTREGALEMARRALELGGATEST